The Aequorivita sublithincola DSM 14238 genome window below encodes:
- a CDS encoding DEAD/DEAH box helicase: protein MESFDELNISKQLQYAVADLGFEKPTPIQAQSFSVIMSGTDMVGIAQTGTGKTFAYMLPILQDLKFSKQVHPRVMVLVPTRELVLQVVEEIEKFGKYSSIRVVGIYGGTNINNQKEAVAQGTDILVATPGRLYDLIISRAIQLKSIKKVVIDEVDVMLDLGFRFQLTNILELLPTKRQNIMFSATMTDDVNVFIHDFFIAPATVSVAVSGTPLENISQFAYAVPNFYTKANLLKELLQNEDDFKKVLVFVPNKKHADLLFDILDEFFGSEVAVIHSNKTQNYRIRSIENFNAEKTRILVTTDVMARGLDLDRISHVINYDTPNFPENYMHRIGRTGRAEQEGTSILFYTEKEAEAKEAIEALMDLKLEELAFPIEVEISKELTFEEQPQVIEINNPGNVDEVGPAFHDKKEKNRKENQGGSYKRIIKQKYKKPKTRGDKNYNKKKKR from the coding sequence ATGGAATCATTTGACGAGCTTAACATTTCCAAACAACTGCAATACGCCGTTGCCGATTTAGGTTTTGAAAAACCTACGCCCATACAGGCGCAGTCGTTTTCGGTAATTATGTCTGGAACAGATATGGTTGGGATTGCCCAAACGGGAACTGGAAAGACATTTGCCTATATGCTTCCAATTCTTCAGGATTTGAAGTTTTCAAAGCAAGTCCATCCGCGCGTTATGGTTTTGGTGCCAACGCGCGAATTAGTGCTGCAAGTAGTTGAAGAGATTGAAAAGTTCGGAAAATATTCGTCCATTCGTGTTGTGGGTATTTATGGTGGCACAAACATCAACAATCAAAAAGAAGCCGTTGCACAAGGAACCGACATACTTGTAGCAACTCCAGGGCGTTTGTATGATCTGATTATTAGCCGCGCCATTCAGTTGAAATCTATCAAAAAAGTGGTGATAGATGAAGTAGATGTAATGCTCGATCTGGGTTTCCGTTTTCAGCTCACAAACATTTTAGAACTGCTTCCTACAAAACGACAAAACATTATGTTTTCCGCAACAATGACGGATGATGTTAATGTTTTTATCCACGATTTTTTTATTGCTCCAGCCACGGTTTCGGTTGCAGTTAGTGGAACACCTTTGGAAAATATTTCACAATTTGCGTATGCTGTTCCCAATTTTTATACTAAAGCAAATCTTTTAAAAGAGCTTCTTCAGAATGAAGACGACTTCAAAAAAGTGCTCGTTTTTGTTCCAAATAAAAAACACGCCGATTTACTTTTTGATATTCTAGATGAATTTTTTGGAAGTGAAGTAGCCGTTATCCATTCAAACAAAACCCAGAATTATAGAATTCGTTCCATAGAAAATTTCAATGCCGAAAAAACACGCATTCTTGTAACTACAGATGTTATGGCGCGTGGATTGGATTTAGATCGAATAAGTCACGTAATAAATTACGACACGCCAAATTTTCCCGAAAACTATATGCACCGCATTGGTAGAACGGGAAGAGCGGAGCAGGAGGGAACTTCAATTCTGTTTTATACTGAAAAAGAAGCCGAAGCCAAAGAAGCTATTGAAGCCTTGATGGATCTAAAACTTGAAGAACTTGCTTTTCCAATAGAAGTTGAAATTTCTAAAGAATTAACTTTTGAAGAGCAACCTCAAGTTATAGAAATCAACAATCCTGGCAATGTTGATGAAGTTGGTCCAGCCTTTCACGACAAGAAAGAAAAAAACAGAAAGGAAAATCAAGGTGGCTCTTACAAACGCATTATAAAGCAGAAATACAAAAAGCCAAAAACCCGCGGCGACAAGAATTATAACAAAAAGAAGAAGAGATAA
- a CDS encoding ribonuclease Z — protein MKLTILGCHAATPTASTHPTSQVLEMKGHLFLIDCGEGTQVQLRKCKVKFSRIKHIFISHLHGDHFFGLVGLISTFLLLGREAELHVYGPKGIKEAILLLLKLGKAYTNYPLYFHELTENTPQIIFEDDKVSVETIPLDHRVYTNGFLFKEKPDDRKLNVEAARDLNIDMSYYNKIKQGFDVENKAGKLISNSEITFDPPPPKSYAFCSDTAYNPTMVPQLEGTTVLYHESTFLEEHYNLCEKTKHSTAKEAAAIAKKANVETLILGHYSSRYGNLELFRKEAQEIFENVELAEDGKIFSF, from the coding sequence TTGAAATTAACAATTTTAGGCTGTCACGCTGCAACGCCAACCGCTTCAACCCATCCAACTTCACAGGTTTTGGAAATGAAGGGACATCTTTTTTTGATAGATTGTGGAGAGGGCACACAGGTTCAATTGCGGAAATGTAAAGTAAAGTTTTCGCGCATCAAACACATTTTTATTTCACATTTGCACGGCGATCATTTTTTTGGGTTGGTGGGTTTAATTTCTACTTTTTTACTTTTGGGAAGAGAAGCAGAACTTCACGTTTACGGACCTAAAGGTATAAAGGAAGCTATTTTACTACTTCTAAAACTTGGAAAAGCATACACCAATTATCCGCTCTATTTTCATGAGTTAACGGAAAATACGCCACAGATTATTTTTGAAGATGATAAAGTTTCAGTAGAAACTATTCCGTTGGATCACAGAGTTTATACCAACGGGTTTCTTTTCAAAGAAAAGCCAGATGATCGTAAACTGAATGTTGAAGCCGCTCGCGATCTCAACATAGATATGAGTTATTACAACAAAATAAAACAAGGTTTTGATGTTGAAAATAAAGCTGGCAAGTTAATTTCCAACAGCGAAATCACTTTTGATCCACCGCCACCAAAATCCTATGCTTTTTGCAGTGACACGGCCTACAATCCTACAATGGTTCCACAACTTGAGGGCACTACGGTTTTGTACCACGAATCTACTTTTTTGGAGGAACACTATAATCTCTGCGAAAAAACAAAACACAGTACAGCCAAAGAAGCTGCCGCAATCGCTAAAAAAGCAAATGTTGAAACCTTAATTCTTGGCCATTATTCAAGCCGCTATGGCAATTTGGAACTCTTCAGAAAAGAAGCCCAAGAAATATTTGAAAATGTGGAATTAGCCGAAGACGGAAAAATATTTTCTTTCTGA
- the pdxH gene encoding pyridoxamine 5'-phosphate oxidase produces the protein MDENLESYRKSYEKGILSEETVAENPMQQFRTWFFEVKDNGGVDEVNAMTISTIGTDGFPKGRVVLLKKYDEYGFYFYTNYTSEKGKSLANNNKVSLSFFWPNMERQIIIKGSAEKTSEADSTNYFHSRPKGSQLGASVSHQSSVVESREFLEKNLAELEKKYENQEVPKPKEWGGFLVKPVSIEFWQGRPNRLHDRIRYTLNNDDWVIERLAP, from the coding sequence ATGGACGAAAATCTTGAATCATACCGTAAATCCTACGAAAAAGGAATACTTTCAGAAGAAACCGTGGCTGAAAACCCGATGCAACAATTTCGCACTTGGTTTTTTGAAGTGAAAGATAATGGCGGGGTTGATGAGGTAAATGCAATGACTATTTCCACAATCGGCACTGATGGTTTTCCGAAAGGAAGAGTAGTGCTGCTGAAAAAATATGACGAATACGGTTTTTATTTTTACACTAATTACACTAGTGAAAAAGGGAAATCTTTGGCGAATAATAACAAAGTTTCGTTGTCATTTTTTTGGCCAAATATGGAACGGCAAATTATTATAAAGGGAAGTGCTGAGAAAACATCTGAAGCAGATTCTACAAACTATTTTCATTCAAGACCGAAGGGAAGTCAGTTGGGCGCTTCGGTTTCCCATCAAAGTAGCGTAGTAGAATCACGCGAATTTTTAGAAAAAAATCTTGCAGAACTCGAAAAGAAATATGAAAACCAAGAAGTACCAAAACCAAAAGAATGGGGCGGTTTTCTTGTAAAACCAGTGTCTATTGAATTCTGGCAAGGCAGACCAAACCGTTTGCACGACAGGATTCGTTATACTTTAAATAATGACGATTGGGTAATTGAACGTTTAGCTCCTTAA
- a CDS encoding SixA phosphatase family protein: MKTLYLVRHAKSSWKHDVDDHKRPLKERGEKDGRLVSKKVNEEIEPPQKIISSDATRAFSTAQFFKDALKISDSNFETNHDLYDFSGQNALRIIKSLEHDLDTIMIVGHNHAFTSIANMLGNRYIENVPTCGFVMLQFDEEKWSTITTGKTVKTIFPRDLK; the protein is encoded by the coding sequence ATGAAAACACTATATTTAGTAAGACACGCAAAATCATCTTGGAAACACGATGTAGACGACCATAAACGTCCGTTGAAGGAGAGAGGAGAAAAAGACGGTCGGTTGGTTTCAAAAAAAGTTAATGAAGAAATCGAACCACCACAAAAAATTATAAGCAGCGATGCAACCCGTGCGTTTTCAACAGCGCAGTTTTTTAAAGATGCTTTGAAAATTAGTGATTCAAATTTTGAAACAAATCACGATCTCTATGATTTTAGCGGTCAAAACGCCTTACGAATCATAAAGTCTCTTGAACATGATTTAGATACCATAATGATTGTTGGTCACAACCACGCTTTTACTTCTATTGCAAATATGCTTGGAAACCGCTATATTGAAAACGTTCCAACCTGCGGCTTTGTGATGTTGCAGTTCGACGAAGAAAAATGGAGCACAATAACTACGGGCAAAACCGTTAAAACAATTTTCCCACGGGATCTTAAATAA
- the ppk1 gene encoding polyphosphate kinase 1 — translation MTEKVVTQNYVRNQYNNRELSWLQFNARVLQEANDKKIPLLERLRFLGIFSNNLDEFFKVRYATIRRIVEAGKAGRNFLGGISAKDLLEEITQTVIDQQAHSLNILSDIQKELRKENIFIINEAEISPIQSKFISEYFARFVSPAMMTIMIGELDEFPNLRDSAAYLAITMEMSKDDDTFETKHNYALIEIPRTIDRFVVLPQEGNKQYVIILDDLIRHCLHSIFSIFKYESISAHMIKITRDAELDIDSDLSKSFIDKISKSVKNRSSGDPVRFVYDKSIDKKTLQFLLNKMGIDKTDSLIPGGRYHNRRDYMNFPRLGRPDLQYERTEPLPIPGLSPQGSLFEKIIEKDYLLHAPYQTFMYVVKFLREAALDPKVKSIKITIYRLAEVSNIASSLINAKKNGKDVTVQIELQARFDEEANIRYAELLQSEDVRLIFGVKGLKVHCKTCVVERLENDKLVRYGIISTGNFNESTARLYTDYTLFTADQRICKELNKVFDFFEVNYQVKKYNHLIVSPHYTRKALYHLIDTEIKNKKAGLPNGIKLKLNSLSDFKMIDKLYDASRAGVKIKMIVRGICCLIPGVKGMSENIEAISIVGKFLEHPRLFIFENAGDTKVYISSADFMGRNLDNRVEITCPIYDETIKQEILENFGIGWSDNVKARVFSIKKDNAYLKNNKPPVRSQFKMYDYYLNKLEVN, via the coding sequence ATGACTGAAAAAGTTGTCACACAAAATTACGTTCGTAATCAGTACAATAACAGGGAATTAAGCTGGCTTCAGTTTAATGCCCGAGTTTTGCAGGAAGCGAATGATAAAAAAATACCTTTGCTGGAACGACTTCGTTTTTTGGGTATTTTTTCAAACAATCTGGACGAATTTTTTAAAGTGCGCTATGCCACAATCAGGCGCATCGTGGAAGCCGGAAAAGCGGGTCGTAACTTTCTTGGAGGTATTTCTGCAAAAGATCTTTTAGAGGAAATAACCCAAACTGTAATAGACCAACAAGCTCACAGTTTGAACATTTTGAGCGATATTCAAAAGGAACTTCGGAAGGAGAACATCTTCATTATTAACGAAGCAGAAATTTCTCCGATACAGAGCAAATTTATTTCAGAATATTTTGCCAGGTTCGTAAGTCCCGCCATGATGACCATTATGATTGGGGAATTAGATGAATTTCCAAACCTCCGAGACAGCGCCGCATACCTTGCTATAACTATGGAAATGAGTAAGGATGACGATACTTTTGAAACAAAACATAATTACGCCCTTATAGAAATTCCACGTACCATAGATCGGTTTGTGGTGCTTCCACAGGAAGGCAATAAGCAGTATGTTATTATTCTAGACGATCTTATTCGTCATTGTTTACACAGTATTTTCAGCATTTTTAAATATGAAAGCATTTCTGCACATATGATAAAAATTACTCGCGACGCAGAGTTGGATATTGATAGTGATTTAAGTAAAAGTTTTATTGATAAAATTTCTAAAAGTGTAAAAAATAGAAGCTCGGGCGATCCTGTTCGTTTTGTTTATGACAAAAGCATCGACAAAAAAACGCTTCAATTTCTGTTGAACAAAATGGGCATAGACAAAACCGATAGTCTTATTCCCGGAGGCCGTTACCACAACCGCCGCGATTACATGAATTTTCCGCGCTTAGGAAGACCAGATCTTCAATATGAGCGCACGGAACCTTTGCCAATTCCCGGTTTGAGTCCTCAAGGAAGTTTGTTTGAAAAAATTATTGAGAAGGATTATTTGTTGCACGCTCCCTACCAAACATTTATGTATGTGGTGAAATTTTTAAGGGAAGCCGCGCTAGATCCAAAGGTGAAATCTATCAAAATTACGATTTACCGCTTGGCGGAAGTATCTAATATTGCTAGTTCGCTGATAAATGCGAAGAAGAATGGAAAAGACGTTACCGTTCAGATAGAACTTCAAGCTCGTTTTGACGAAGAGGCGAACATACGATATGCAGAATTGCTTCAAAGTGAAGATGTCCGTCTTATTTTTGGCGTAAAAGGTCTGAAAGTACACTGCAAAACTTGCGTTGTAGAAAGATTGGAAAACGACAAATTGGTGCGATACGGAATTATAAGCACTGGTAATTTCAATGAGTCAACTGCGCGACTTTACACAGATTACACCCTTTTCACTGCCGACCAAAGGATTTGTAAGGAGCTAAACAAGGTGTTTGATTTTTTTGAGGTGAATTATCAAGTAAAAAAATACAATCATTTAATAGTTTCGCCACACTACACCCGAAAAGCTCTATATCATTTAATAGATACGGAGATAAAGAATAAAAAAGCAGGTTTGCCCAACGGAATTAAACTTAAACTGAACAGTCTGTCCGATTTTAAAATGATTGACAAACTTTATGATGCCAGCCGAGCAGGAGTAAAAATAAAAATGATTGTTCGCGGCATTTGTTGTTTAATTCCTGGAGTGAAAGGAATGAGCGAGAACATTGAAGCCATCAGTATTGTCGGAAAATTTTTAGAGCATCCGCGACTTTTCATTTTTGAAAATGCTGGCGATACAAAGGTGTATATTTCTTCCGCAGATTTTATGGGAAGAAATCTTGATAACCGAGTAGAAATTACCTGTCCTATTTATGATGAAACCATAAAACAGGAAATTCTTGAAAACTTTGGAATAGGATGGAGCGATAACGTGAAGGCACGTGTTTTCAGCATAAAAAAGGATAATGCTTATTTGAAAAACAACAAGCCGCCAGTGCGTTCACAATTTAAAATGTATGATTATTATTTAAATAAACTTGAAGTAAACTGA
- a CDS encoding Ppx/GppA phosphatase family protein, whose amino-acid sequence MLNIEKYGAVDIGSNAIRLLVVTVIEQKGKDTLFKKTSLVRVPIRLGAEVFLEGRISDKNAKRMMDAMLAFRLLMKTHGIKRFRACATSAMREASNGPEIAENIEKSTGISINIIDGEDEAAIIASTDLKTLIQDDKVFLYVDVGGGSTELTIFANGKNITSQSFKLGTVRLLENRVDEDIWNQMETWIKKETKEFHRISLIGSGGNINTIYKKSGKKIGKPLSYLYLSSYYEQLKSLSFEERITEMDMNPDRADVVIPATRIYLSAMKWSKSKNVYVPKIGLSDGIIRSLYNEKIAAEMEVK is encoded by the coding sequence TTGTTAAACATTGAAAAATACGGAGCGGTAGATATTGGTAGTAATGCCATTCGGCTACTTGTGGTTACTGTAATTGAGCAAAAGGGAAAAGACACACTTTTCAAAAAAACCTCTTTGGTTCGGGTTCCAATACGTTTGGGTGCCGAAGTTTTTCTTGAAGGAAGAATTTCTGATAAGAATGCAAAACGTATGATGGATGCTATGCTTGCCTTTAGGCTTTTAATGAAAACCCACGGAATTAAGCGTTTTCGAGCATGTGCCACTTCGGCGATGCGAGAAGCTTCCAACGGACCTGAAATTGCAGAAAATATAGAAAAGTCAACAGGAATCTCAATTAATATTATTGATGGCGAAGATGAAGCTGCAATAATTGCTTCCACAGATTTAAAGACTTTAATTCAAGACGATAAAGTGTTTCTATATGTAGATGTTGGTGGCGGTAGCACGGAGCTTACAATCTTTGCAAATGGTAAAAATATTACTTCCCAAAGTTTTAAATTAGGAACTGTTCGTTTATTGGAAAACCGTGTAGATGAAGACATCTGGAACCAAATGGAAACTTGGATTAAAAAAGAAACAAAAGAATTTCACAGAATTTCATTAATCGGAAGTGGTGGAAACATAAATACAATCTACAAAAAGAGCGGCAAGAAAATAGGCAAGCCGTTGAGTTATTTATATCTATCGTCATATTACGAACAACTAAAATCCCTTTCTTTTGAAGAACGAATCACCGAAATGGATATGAACCCAGACCGTGCAGATGTTGTGATTCCCGCCACCCGCATCTATCTTTCAGCAATGAAATGGAGTAAGTCTAAAAATGTATATGTTCCGAAAATTGGGTTAAGTGATGGAATAATTAGAAGTCTTTACAACGAGAAAATTGCTGCGGAAATGGAGGTTAAATAA
- a CDS encoding DinB family protein: MNEAHRIQALFTDLYHGHPWLDVTLQDTLSRITPELAAQHPIKDGNTIWEIVNHIIAWREDVLKRVQGEVLQNPTNNYIEKINDPSHEAWQQTLEALETSQKEWLYFLNTFNEADFINEYPVNKLTYYQHIHGVIQHDSYHLGQIVLLAKMVKS; the protein is encoded by the coding sequence ATGAACGAAGCCCACCGAATACAGGCCCTTTTCACAGATTTATACCACGGCCATCCGTGGCTAGACGTAACTTTACAAGACACCTTAAGCCGCATTACGCCAGAACTTGCCGCCCAACACCCCATTAAAGATGGAAACACCATTTGGGAAATAGTAAACCACATAATCGCTTGGCGCGAAGATGTGCTAAAACGTGTTCAAGGTGAAGTGCTCCAAAACCCAACAAACAACTACATTGAAAAGATAAATGACCCATCTCATGAAGCTTGGCAACAAACCCTTGAAGCCTTAGAAACCTCTCAAAAAGAATGGTTGTATTTCCTAAACACTTTCAATGAGGCCGATTTCATCAATGAATATCCTGTAAATAAACTCACTTATTACCAGCATATCCACGGTGTTATTCAACATGACTCTTATCATTTAGGACAGATAGTGCTTTTGGCAAAAATGGTTAAATCTTAA
- a CDS encoding DUF6122 family protein encodes MLQTLVHYSLHFLVPGLIAFIFFRKEWKKAWLIMLATMLVDLDHLVASPIFDANRCSINFHPLHTYWAMAVYTVLLFFKKTRIIAVGLLFHLFTDYLDCELFKI; translated from the coding sequence ATGCTCCAAACTTTGGTTCATTATAGCCTGCATTTTTTGGTTCCTGGGCTTATTGCATTTATATTCTTCAGAAAAGAGTGGAAAAAAGCTTGGCTTATTATGCTTGCAACTATGTTAGTAGATTTAGATCACCTCGTTGCAAGTCCAATTTTTGACGCAAATCGTTGCAGTATTAACTTTCACCCGTTGCATACCTATTGGGCGATGGCGGTTTACACAGTCTTATTATTTTTCAAAAAAACCAGAATCATCGCAGTAGGTCTGTTATTTCACTTGTTTACTGACTATTTAGATTGCGAGTTATTCAAAATCTAG
- the rlmH gene encoding 23S rRNA (pseudouridine(1915)-N(3))-methyltransferase RlmH, with amino-acid sequence MKITLLAIGKTDNKQLQSLMDDYTKRLGFYISFELEVIPDIKNAKNLSETLQKQAEGEEILKRTTTADVLILLDEKGRTFTSEGFSEFLQKRMNSGLKNLIFIIGGPYGFSETVYERANGKVSLSSMTFSHQMVRLFFIEQLYRGFTILRNEPYHHR; translated from the coding sequence ATGAAAATCACACTACTCGCCATTGGCAAAACCGATAATAAGCAATTGCAATCCTTGATGGATGATTACACCAAGCGATTGGGGTTTTATATTTCTTTTGAATTAGAAGTGATTCCAGATATTAAGAATGCTAAAAATCTTTCTGAAACCCTTCAAAAACAAGCGGAAGGCGAAGAAATTTTAAAGCGAACTACTACAGCAGATGTTCTGATTTTACTTGATGAAAAGGGAAGAACGTTCACTTCGGAAGGCTTCTCGGAGTTTCTTCAGAAGAGAATGAATAGCGGTTTGAAAAACCTCATCTTCATAATTGGCGGACCTTATGGCTTTAGCGAAACTGTTTATGAACGCGCTAATGGAAAAGTTTCACTTTCGTCAATGACTTTTTCGCATCAAATGGTTCGGCTTTTCTTTATTGAACAGCTTTATAGAGGCTTTACGATTCTCAGAAATGAGCCTTATCATCATAGATAG
- the nadC gene encoding carboxylating nicotinate-nucleotide diphosphorylase — MISEKQFNKEIDIILANAIREDVGDGDHSSLACIPEDARGTAKLLVKDEGIIAGIEFAKLVFEYVDPGLELDIKIKDGSPVKYGDICFYVSGLSQSILKSERLVLNAMQRMSAIATKTHQYVKLLEGTNTKILDTRKTTPGIRALEKWAVKIGGGENHRFALYDMIMLKDNHIDFCGGITKAVEKTKRYLENNLLDLKIIVEARNLDEIEEILKTDGVYRILIDNFNYEDTRKAVKMINGKCLTESSGGITIETARKYAECGVDYISSGALTHSVYNMDLSLKAVK, encoded by the coding sequence ATGATTTCAGAAAAACAATTCAACAAAGAAATAGACATCATCCTCGCTAACGCGATTAGAGAAGATGTGGGCGATGGCGATCACAGTTCCCTCGCTTGCATACCAGAAGACGCCCGAGGAACAGCAAAACTTTTGGTAAAAGACGAAGGTATTATTGCTGGAATTGAGTTTGCCAAGCTAGTTTTTGAATATGTAGATCCAGGTCTTGAGCTTGACATTAAAATAAAAGACGGCAGCCCGGTAAAGTATGGAGACATCTGTTTTTACGTTTCGGGTCTTTCGCAATCTATATTAAAATCTGAACGATTGGTGCTAAATGCAATGCAGCGTATGAGTGCCATTGCCACTAAAACGCATCAATACGTGAAATTATTGGAAGGTACCAACACCAAAATTCTAGACACCCGCAAAACCACACCTGGGATCCGTGCGTTGGAAAAGTGGGCCGTAAAAATCGGTGGCGGCGAAAACCATCGTTTTGCCCTTTACGATATGATTATGTTGAAGGATAATCACATAGACTTCTGTGGCGGAATTACCAAAGCCGTTGAAAAAACAAAGCGCTATCTAGAAAATAATCTATTAGACCTTAAAATTATTGTTGAAGCCAGAAACCTCGATGAAATCGAAGAAATTCTAAAAACCGATGGTGTTTACAGAATCTTGATAGATAACTTTAATTATGAAGATACGCGTAAAGCCGTAAAAATGATAAACGGTAAATGTCTTACCGAATCAAGTGGAGGTATCACTATAGAAACCGCCAGAAAATATGCAGAATGTGGCGTGGATTATATTTCTAGCGGCGCGTTAACACATTCGGTTTACAATATGGATCTTAGCCTAAAAGCTGTTAAATGA
- a CDS encoding YihY/virulence factor BrkB family protein, whose product MSDEEEKEINIPVIRDLIRLSKKIKLPGLGEFSLYHLLEIYGTGILKGTFSFRASAIAYSFFLALFPFLLFLLNLIPYIPIDGFQTRFLIFIEALLPAQTTQFFYPIIADIAVNPRAGLLSVVFFLSLFLSANGVNAIFSGFEYSYHVKINRTFFRQYFVALAVSIFVALLLLTSVGVILYGEFVIHDLQSRAYIDNDLFWISFFQFIVFLVMIYVVIATFYYFGTKEGKSSSFFSIGAVTTTVLFLLTTYFFGVYINNFSNYNELYGSIGALLILMLYIWINSNLLLLGFELNISIKRLKEKCN is encoded by the coding sequence ATGAGCGACGAAGAAGAAAAGGAAATCAATATCCCAGTCATTAGGGATTTAATAAGGCTTAGCAAAAAAATAAAACTTCCCGGTTTGGGTGAGTTTTCGCTTTATCATTTGCTAGAAATTTATGGCACAGGAATTTTGAAAGGAACTTTTTCCTTTCGCGCCAGTGCCATTGCCTATAGTTTTTTTCTTGCGCTGTTTCCGTTTCTTCTTTTTCTACTAAACTTAATTCCATACATTCCTATTGATGGATTTCAGACGCGTTTTTTAATTTTTATTGAGGCGCTACTTCCCGCCCAAACTACGCAATTCTTTTATCCTATAATCGCAGATATAGCTGTAAACCCGCGAGCGGGTTTATTGTCTGTCGTTTTTTTTCTATCACTATTTCTATCTGCCAACGGTGTAAATGCTATTTTCAGTGGATTTGAATATTCCTATCACGTAAAAATAAACAGAACTTTTTTTAGACAATATTTTGTAGCATTAGCTGTTTCCATTTTCGTGGCATTGTTGTTGTTAACTTCAGTTGGGGTCATCCTTTATGGAGAATTTGTTATTCACGATCTTCAGTCCAGAGCTTATATTGACAATGATTTATTCTGGATTTCGTTCTTTCAATTTATTGTTTTTTTAGTAATGATTTACGTGGTTATTGCCACATTTTATTATTTCGGCACTAAGGAAGGAAAGTCATCCAGCTTTTTTTCAATCGGGGCGGTAACAACTACAGTTTTGTTTTTACTTACTACCTATTTTTTTGGGGTCTATATAAATAACTTTTCAAATTATAACGAGTTATACGGCTCTATTGGTGCACTATTAATTTTGATGTTATATATTTGGATAAACTCAAACCTCTTGCTGCTAGGTTTTGAATTGAACATCTCAATAAAGCGGCTTAAAGAAAAATGTAATTAA
- a CDS encoding DUF2147 domain-containing protein produces the protein MKKILLTISLVALTVMTAVAQDVTGKWKTIDDETGEAKSVVEIYKENGKIYGKVVEIFDASKRDRTCTECSGSDKNKSIMGLVIIKGLEKDGDEYNDGTITDPTNGKVYKCYIELDGPNTLDVRGYIGFSLLGRTQTWKRVN, from the coding sequence ATGAAAAAAATACTTTTAACTATCTCCCTAGTAGCCTTAACCGTTATGACGGCTGTAGCCCAAGACGTAACCGGAAAATGGAAAACCATAGATGACGAAACTGGCGAAGCAAAGTCAGTTGTTGAAATCTATAAAGAAAACGGAAAAATTTACGGTAAAGTAGTAGAGATTTTTGATGCTTCAAAACGTGATAGAACCTGTACTGAATGTTCTGGAAGTGATAAAAACAAATCAATTATGGGTCTTGTAATTATTAAAGGCCTTGAAAAAGATGGCGATGAATACAATGACGGAACCATTACAGACCCAACAAATGGAAAAGTTTATAAATGCTACATAGAACTGGACGGCCCTAATACATTGGACGTTCGCGGCTATATTGGTTTTTCACTTTTAGGAAGAACACAAACTTGGAAGCGCGTTAATTAA